A single window of Oenanthe melanoleuca isolate GR-GAL-2019-014 unplaced genomic scaffold, OMel1.0 S001, whole genome shotgun sequence DNA harbors:
- the LOC130266110 gene encoding uncharacterized protein LOC130266110: MQAFLGMPEHDCLQIIEEVYSSRPDLKDVPMENPDWELFTDGSSFMKNGKSMTGYAVTTQDKVIEAKALPADVSSQKAELIALTRALDLSEGKKVNIWTDSKYAFSVVHAHGAIWKERGLLNAQGNQIKHAEQILALLESIKRPAEVAVMHCRGHQKGKTVPELGNCFADKMARRIAEKGILAVIPQKEIDLSGYTPKYDQADQKLIKFLKAEITESGWAVTPMNQVVVPPLILRELVQREHETTHYGVENLLKHLRKVVIGKGMIDIIQSVASKCEICCKNNPDTRKRVVLGITKAGDLPGDYWQIDFAELPRKEGYRYILVLVDTFSGWPEAYPCRTNTAKEVVKVLLNHIIPRFGVPLGISSHRGPHFVATVVKDVSQILGITWDLHTPYRPQASGKVERMNGTLKRQISKICQETSMTWVQALPVALLRIHIQPRRRGNISPYEILYGRPYQSPHIPGEIHLKGKCDLQRYLMALGSTLQKLQRYIVLSRPIGLDTPAHPFQPGAWVYVKWWDSDPLQAKWKGPFKVLLTTFSAVKVADRGPWIHYSRIKKASAPEQL, translated from the exons ATGCAAGCTTTCCTGGGAATG CCGGAGCATGACTGCTTGCAGATAATTGAGGAGGTCTATTCCAGCCGACCAGATCTGAAGGATGTGCCCATGGAGAATCCAGATTGGGAACTCTTTACCGATGGAAGCAGCTTCATGAAAAATGGTAAAAGTATGACAGGCTATGCAGTGACCACACAGGATAAGGTGATCGAGGCAAAGGCCCTGCCAGCAGATGTGTCATCGCAGAAAGCTGAGCTGATTGCACTAACAAGAGCTCTAGACCTGAGtgagggaaaaaaggtaaatataTGGACCGATTCCAAATATGCATTTAGTGTTGTCCATGCCCATGGAGCCATTTGGAAAGAGAGAGGACTTTTGAATGCTCAAGGTAATCAAATTAAACATGCTGAGCAAATACTCGCCCTCTTAGAGAGCATTAAAAGACCTGCAGAAGTAGCTGTCATGCACTGTAGAGGTCACCAAAAGGGGAAAACTGTTCCAGAATTGGGAAATTGCTTTGCTGATAAAATGGCAAGAAGGATTGCAGAAAAAGGTATTCTTGCAGTAATTCCACAAAAAGAGATTGATTTGTCAGGGTACACCCCAAAATATGATCAGGCAGACcaaaaactaataaaattcCTTAAAGCTGAAATCACAGAAAGTGGGTGGGCTGTTACCCCGATGAACCAGGTGGTAGTCCCACCCCTGATCCTTCGGGAATTAGTTCAGAGAGAACACGAAACCACACATTATGGGGTTGAAAACCTTTTGAAACACCTAAGAAAGGTAGTAATAGGGAAGGGAATGATTGATATTATACAATCAGTAGCGAGTAAATGTGAaatttgctgtaaaaacaacccCGACACAAGAAAGAGAGTTGTACTAGGAATAACAAAGGCAGGAGATCTTCCTGGGGATTACTGGCAAATAGATTTTGCGGAGTTACCACGCAAAGAGGGATACAGGTACATACTGGTATTGGTTGACACCTTCAGTGGATGGCCAGAAGCTTACCCCTGTCGCACTAACACAGCTAAAGAGGTGGTGAAAGTTTTGCTTAACCACATAATTCCGAGATTTGGGGTTCCCTTGGGAATATCATCACATAGGGGACCACACTTTGTCGCAACAGTGGTCAAAGATGTTAGCCAGATTTTGGGAATTACTTGGGATCTGCACACACCTTATAGACCCCAAGCGAGTGGTAAAGTTGAACGTATGAATGGGACTCTTAAGAGACAAATTAGTAAAATTTGTCAGGAGACATCCATGACGTGGGTTCAGGCCCTACCTGTAGCTTTATTGAGAATTCACATCCAACCGAGGCGGAGGGGTAACATCAGTCCCTACGAAATACTGTATGGCAGACCATATCAAAGTCCACACATTCCAGGTGAAATTCATCTGAAGGGGAAATGTGATCTGCAGCGCTATTTAATGGCTTTAGGTTCCACTTTACAGAAGCTTCAGCGTTACATCGTGTTATCCAGACCCATAGGACTGGACACACCTGCACATCCGTTCCAACCTGGAGCTTGGGTCTATGTAAAATGGTGGGACAGTGATCCTCTGCAAGCTAAGTGGAAAGGGCCATTCAAAGTCCTGCTGACAACCTTTAGTGCAGTTAAAGTTGCTGACAGAGGACCCTGGATTCACTATTCCAGAATTAAGAAAGCTTCAGCTCCCGAACAATTATAA